A window from Citrus sinensis cultivar Valencia sweet orange chromosome 3, DVS_A1.0, whole genome shotgun sequence encodes these proteins:
- the LOC127900790 gene encoding uncharacterized protein LOC127900790, with the protein MADLKYDLGMGTEALDVERNKFTSWVNFVLRSLQCRTIEGLRICFDVVCDDDIANWINFATERRSLKVSGASLKLRRLELKYLSGFVDLEIDAANLISFEFFAYETTVSFVNVPNLAEVHIACTYSQYFMHNLNQFSSFLSQLRTLKLELQSVKVPEAVPYNIPIVFDLKHLELTIKVNDDDCFLPCAAFLKASPSLHRLTLKLFKVEPSSGFVRTVKDHPYVSLRDLSIREVELIGFMGLSTDTEFLICLIENAKQLDKVTHYPCPPFFLGKPIELCHRDTKEYQSIRKRAVEFAANYPQLDFVIP; encoded by the exons ATGGCGGATTTGAAATACGATTTGGGTATGGGAACGGAGGCACTTGATGTAGAAAGAAACAAGTTTACAAGTTGGGTCAATTTTGTCTTGAGGTCACTTCAATGTCGAACTATAGAAGGGTTAAGAATATGTTTCGATGTTGTCTGTGATGATGATATTGCTAACTGGATTAATTTTGCTACAGAAAGGAGA AGTCTCAAAGTTTCGGGCGCATCTCTCAAGTTGAGGCGTTTAGAGCTGAAGTATTTGTCAGGTTTCGTGGATCTTGAAATTGATGCTGCAAATCTCatatcatttgaatttttcgCTTATGAGACCACTGTTTCTTTTGTAAATGTCCCAAATCTTGCTGAGGTACACATTGCGTGCACTTATTCCCAGTACTTCATGCATAACCTTAACCAGTTTTCAAGTTTCCTGTCGCAACTACGAACCCTTAAGTTGGAACTTCAATCTGTTAAG GTTCCTGAGGCGGTCCCATACAATATTCCAATAGTATTTGATCTTAAGCATTTGGAGTTGACAATTAAAGTCAACGATGATGATTGCTTTCTTCCTTGTGCTGCTTTCTTGAAAGCATCTCCTTCATTGCATAGACTTACGCTCAAG TTATTCAAGGTGGAGCCTTCATCTGGGTTTGTACGAACCGTTAAGGATCATCCATACGTAAGCCTCCGAGATTTAAGCATTAGGGAGGTGGAATTGATTGGATTCATGGGGCTTTCAACTGATACCGAGtttttgatttgtttgattGAGAATGCCAAGCAGTTGGACAAAGTAACTCATTATCCTTGTCCACCATTCTTCCTTGGAAAGCCAATAGAATTGTGCCATAGAGACACCAAGGAGTATCAGTCTATTAGAAAGCGTGCTGTTGAGTTTGCAGCAAACTATCCTCAGTTGGACTTTGTAATACCATGA